A stretch of DNA from Candidatus Methylomirabilota bacterium:
GCGCTGGTCGGTGGGGCCACGAAGGGCGAGCGCAGCAGCCTGAACCACTTCGCGTTCGAGGTCGGCTCGCTCGACGAGGTCTTCCGCGCGCGGGCGTGGCTGCGCGAGCAGGGCGTGCCCATCCACTTCGAGGGTCGGCGGCGGGCGGGCTGTCAGATCGCCATCGAGTTTCAGGATCCGGATGGCAACAACCTCGAGATCTACTGGAACATCGACCAGGTCGGGACCGAAGGCAAGGTGCGGCCGGCGAGCGACTGGCGGCCGGCGAAGTCGCTGGAGGAGGCAGTCGCGAATCCGGTAACGGGGCAGACGCTGCCGAAACGGGGGTAGGCAGAGGTGCTGTTCAGGCTGGGCGCCACCCGCGGGACCGAGCGTCCCGCGAAGTCCTCCTGACCCCGAGCTGATGCAATCCAACTCGGAGCAGGCCGCTCGCGCTCGCTGCGAGGCGGTGCGCGACGAGCTGCCGCGGTGGCTGGCGCCAGCAGAGGCGATCTTCTTCGGGCCCGCGCTCGCGGAGGGCAACGATCCGCCCGTCCCGCGGCTCCGCGCACGCGGCGCGCACTTCTTCTGGGTGGCCGTGCCGCTGGGCGGCGCGCCGTTCTGGGATGCCCACGTCGGGGTCGTGGTCGACCCGGCCACCCTCGCCGGGACGATCGGCATCCATCGCAGCCGTGGCTCGGAGGCGGCGCTCCGACTCTTCGCCCACCTCGATCCGCTCTTCCAGGCGCACGCCCTCGCGCACTACCTCTCGGAGGCGGCGGACGAGGAGCAATGGGTGGCCGCACCGCACGATCTCTCGACGCCCGCGGGCGTCACCCGGGCGTGCCGCGAACTCGCCGCGATCCTGAGCGACGCGCGCGGGCGGCTGACCTGAGCCGAAAGGCACTTGACAGCG
This window harbors:
- a CDS encoding VOC family protein, encoding MQFQLRKIGHVVLNVTDLARSEAFYTRVLGLEVSDCYPDSMVPGGMLFLRLNPDHHGIALVGGATKGERSSLNHFAFEVGSLDEVFRARAWLREQGVPIHFEGRRRAGCQIAIEFQDPDGNNLEIYWNIDQVGTEGKVRPASDWRPAKSLEEAVANPVTGQTLPKRG